DNA sequence from the Manihot esculenta cultivar AM560-2 chromosome 11, M.esculenta_v8, whole genome shotgun sequence genome:
gagctttccgccgtccctcacccattttcaatgttcttcctctaaatctttcagtattttcacttgttttcacttggttttgaagatttaagcttttgaaacaagttttggagctttgggaactcaggagctcattttcgtggatctccaagtttaggtcgtctccctctcgatcttcaagaggtaagagccgatcttaagctccttatgtgttctaaataagttttatgcaagatctatgggtagaaatgcatgttagggtatatgttgagttatggatatatatgttgatgttttgaacaatgtagcttgtttgtgtgtggttgaagtgttgtagatggggtatatgtatgtttgaggcccctaggaacttgtatgcttgttttggttgagatatatgcatgtttggaaggtttggaggcgaaatgtgcaaagggagccaagtttctgccctttggcagaaaccaggttcggcagccgaaggtactttcggccgccgaacatggctggggaggcaggcctttcggctgccgaagttgcccccgaaaagagactttcgtctctgtctggcactttcggccgccgaaggtgccgccgaacctagctgagtttcgtctctgtccaggactttcggccgccgaaggtgccgccgaaagtgccctgttcagccatttcatgcatattttctgtgatattttcaggatgttttagggggtttttggggagtagtttagagttatgttctagtatgtttggtccctcatttgagtccacctgtgtaggttcggacccgaggaaccgaggaccccagcagtgagttcagctgcggtgttgtcagagtcagccagaggtgagtggaactaaactgaatcttttaaattaaatgttttatcatgtttcatgcatcatgattatgcaataggatgattgcattagttttcacgaatatgccgcattgcataaattgttgttgatgtgggtgaatgttggatgacccaattagtccaagacaggaagaccaggaccccatgctacggcctggcacagagtaagaaagaccaggccccagtctacaggcctggcacagagtaaggcacggttatgggactcgaagaccaggagcccagaggaggccctggaaaatggtaagtaatgtatgttatgacaggaagaccaggccccattctacaggcctggcacagagttaacttggactatttggtgacaagttcacccaacccttatgtgaattgtctgtgttatgatgcattccatttgagcatagtgttaatgtgttttactagctctactcactgggcttttagctcacccctctccctttacccccaggcttgcaggtacagtatagtgcgggagtccggatagagtaaagaagttatgcctttgtaatagctagtaatggacatgatcaaaattgtaatgtaaaagtacagtatagttatgtaatgagttttatggatgttagtatgtgcttgaccatagattgttgtatcccttttatacatgatcttagagattcatatgatgtttatgtaaaccagctcaacacaggttatgttacccccttgagggcactgatgagatcccacagagggatcaatgttatattcatgtttatgtacaggttgagtttggttgatgagtatgcaaaggaaagttttaatttttatgcttattgttgatcatgtatgggatgatacAGGTTTAAAggtattatgttaggcttgctacgggtcccggcggccttaagtcgacccggatcctagcgccggtaacggtccgattttcgggtcgttacagggggcaacttcggcagccgaaaggcctgcctccccagccatgttcggcggccgaaagtgccttcggctgccgaacctggtttctgccaaagggcaaaaacttggctcctttgtgcattttcgcctccaaactcacaaatcatgcataccactcaaccaaaacatgcatacaagctcctaggggcctcaaaacatcaaataccccaactacaacacttcaaacatactcaaacatgccacattgctcaaaaatcacataaaacctaacatttgcttaaaaactcatacaaccctatacatgccattctaccccataaaatcacttaaaacttacttaaaacatataaggagcttaagatcggcccttacctcttgaagatcgagaggaagacgacccaaacttggagatccacgaaaatgagctcctgaattcccaaagctccaaaacttggtttaaatgctcaaaacttgcaatgtgagtttaaaactcaagaaaaatggaagaggtttggaggaagaacacaagagttgccaaaggaaggtcggaagcttgctgtggccgaaaatgggagaaagctcgcccatttcggctaagtgccccatttataggtggctggccaggccacgttcgggggccgaatgtgcctccgcatccatgcaatgttcggcggccgaacttgactttcggcggccgaacctggactgccctcactcatgctttcgggggcctaacgtgcctccaaaacgcatgcatgttcggcggccgaacttgactttcggcggccgaacctgggtttcctccaatgctattttcatgcaaaaactcatttagtttcatactttaaaaccattaaaaacatgaaaacattttatgaaagcatggttctacccttctagaggtctccgacatccgagattccaccggacggtaggaattccgataccggagtctagccgggtattacacttttgCCCAAGAAAAGGAATGAACACCTAGTAGAGAAAAATCTCCCATGAGCTTTGCGCACTAGCTTGTCTTTATAAAGTTggttttacattttaatatgtagaattttatataaaaatggttatgaattttaattttcttgaagTTATTAGattcatatttaaatataattatccaTTAATATCAggattttttaaagtaaaatatttttctcaccCGCACCTTCTCCCGTCATAATACGACTTGGCGTTTACATGGTCTTTCCCAGATATCATAGAAAAGCACTTCTTCCTCTCTCTTATTATCTACCAATTTCATAAAAATCTAACCCCCAATTTCTCTCCCAGAAACCCTAACTGTGagaattttgtaaaaatcaTCGAAAATGGTGTTGGCACAGCTAGGAGGGAGCATATCCCGAGCAATCCAGCAGATGAGCAATGCCACAATCATCGATGAGAAGGTTTTAAATGAGTGCCTCAACGAGATCACCCGTGCGCTTCTTCAATCCGATGTCCAATTCAAGCTTGTCCGCGACATGCAGACTAATATCAAGAAAATTGTCAATCTTGATGATCTCGCTGCTGGTCATAACAAACGGAGGATCATCCAGCAGGTAATTCCAATTTCATGTGAAACCCAATTCTTAAATTTCGATTTCTATTATTAATCGGGGAATTTTATTGGATTAGTGCAGGCAATATTTAACGAGCTATGCAAAATTTTGGATCCGGGGAAGCCATCTTTTACTCCGAagaaagggaaaacaagtgtTGTTATGTTTGTTGGTTTACAAGGTATGGTTGCTGGCTCTTTATTTCTGATCATGCTAATTCATAGAGAACTGGAGTGAAAGCGTTTACCATTGGAAGAGTTTTACTTATCCGCCCTATTCTGTCTTGTAACAACTTTTCAGGGTCTGGGAAAACTACTACATGTACTAAATATGCATATTATCATCAGAAAAAAGGTTGGAAACCTGCTCTAGTATGTGCTGATACATTCAGAGCTGGTGCTTTTGATCAGCTAAAACAGAATGCCACCAAAGCTAAGATTCCATTTTATGGAAGGTGCTTATTTGCTTGAATTTCTTCTTTTGTTGTGATATAAAACCTTGACGGAGATGCAGTTGTAATCAAGttttaaatcataaatttagtagattttatttgcatttttttaatttcaaatgttTTTGGCTTTTGCACACAGTTATACGGAATCAGATCCTGTGAAGATTGCAGTAGAAGGGGTGGAGAGATTCAAAAAGGAAAATTGTGATCTTATAATTGTTGATACCAGTGGGCGCCATAAACAGGAAGCTGCTCTTTTTGAAGAAATGCGCCAAGTCTCTGAAGCAACGGTATTTTCTGGTCTTTCATGCTCCCATGTAATCATATTGATATCTATAGGCATTTTGGGtgctaaaatgtttttttttttttccttttcttttttttcttccattCCAGAAACCGGATCTTGTTATTTTTGTTATGGATAGCAGTATTGGTCAAGCTGCATTTGATCAAGCTCAAGCATTTAAGCAAAGTGTTGCAGTTGGAGCTGTGATTGTTACCAAAATGGATGGTCATGCAAAGGGAGGTGGTGCTCTTAGTGCGTAAGTTTTCATGTGATTATTGTAACTCTTTCACcaattttttcaattggttTAAATGCTTTGTCAAAGAGCATAAATTAGTTCCCAAATTTGATATTCCTGAAGCTCCAATACTTTAAAACCCTTTTGTTATCATGTTTTTTGAATGCTCTTGCAGTGACGCACAtgtacagaaaaaaaaaaactacattattcattaaatttgggtcagaccTAACTCACCCTAAAAGCTAGATCAAGGAGGAGGAATGCCTATGGCCcgtataaggggcacattacccttttccacaaccgatgtgggattcaacacacctccTCACGCCCATAGTTTTACCtgtgcgtgacatatttataggaggcccaacatcggatggaggGGCTCTAacaccatgttaaatttgggacaggtctaactcactccaaaagctagctcaaggggaggagTGTCTGTGGCCCGTATaaagggcacattacccctttccacaaccgatgtggatTCAACACtatttaacaattaataatGACAAAGTTCTATAAATCAATGTTTTGTCTTGTTTTGTGATAATACTGATTTGtattttgcatgagttttacaGTGTTGCAGCAACAAAGAGCCCTGTTATATTTATTGGAACAGGAGAGCATATGGATGAGTTTGAAGTTTTTGATGTTAAACCTTTTGTTAGTCGCCTTTTAGGTACCTCCTATCCTACAGTTTTGACTTTGCTTGGGTGGTGTGCTAACTTGATTTGATATCGAAATTGGTGTgagtaataatttaaaaacaatCTTTCCTCTAGGAATGGGTGATTTATCTGGATTCATGGACAAAATTCATGAGGTTGTTCCTATGGATCAACAGCCTGAGCTTCTGCAAAAACTCTCAGAAGGGAACTTTACCTTGAGGATTATGTATGAGCAGTTTCAGAACATTCTGAAAATGGGTCCCATTGGCCAGGTTctcatccttttttttttcctattagaTTGAACCTAGATTTATTCTGCCTGTGGTAAAGTTGCAAacagttatatatataatagaaaaaattgacGCTGATATTATTAGCAATCGGTGACCTACAGTGTTTCTGTTGAAAATAACCTGGGTGTTTGTTTTAGGTATTTTCAATGCTTCCAGGATTTAGTGCTGAATTAATGCCAAAAGGTCGTGAGAAAGAAAGCCAGGCGAAGATTAAGCGTTATATGACTATGATGGATTCGATGACAAATGAAGGCAAGTCAAGtgttttatatttatgttttgCACCCTTTTGGATAAGGAATATACACATTTTTGTTAATAGTGTTGAATCCCACGTCGATTGTGGAAAGGGATAATGTGTcccttatatgagccataggcactcctccttttgagctagcttttggaagCTAGTTTTTGGGGTTAGTTAGACCTgactcaaatttaacatggtattatAGTCTCCCTTTCTGATGTTTGGCCTCCTATAAATgtgtcacgcaccagtaaaattctgggcATGAGGtttgtgttgaatcccacatcggttgtagaaaggggtaatgtgccccttatatgagccataggcactcctcccccttgaactagcttttggggtgagttagaccTGACTCAAATTGAACAAATAGAAATAGGAACTGCTAGTTTGTTTTTAAGCATTATGTGCTTGTGTTGCAGAGTTAGATAGTTCTAATCCAAAGCTGATGAATGAGTCCCGTATTATGAGGATAGCACGAGGTTCTGGCCGCCAAGTTAGAGAAGTAATGGAAATGTTGGAAGAGTACAAGCGTCTAGCCAAAATCTGGAGCAAAATGAAGGGACTTAAGATTCCTAAGAAGGGTGAAATGAGTGCTTTATCCAGAAATATGAATGCACAACACATGAGCAAA
Encoded proteins:
- the LOC110626822 gene encoding signal recognition particle 54 kDa protein 2 isoform X1, encoding MVLAQLGGSISRAIQQMSNATIIDEKVLNECLNEITRALLQSDVQFKLVRDMQTNIKKIVNLDDLAAGHNKRRIIQQAIFNELCKILDPGKPSFTPKKGKTSVVMFVGLQGSGKTTTCTKYAYYHQKKGWKPALVCADTFRAGAFDQLKQNATKAKIPFYGSYTESDPVKIAVEGVERFKKENCDLIIVDTSGRHKQEAALFEEMRQVSEATKPDLVIFVMDSSIGQAAFDQAQAFKQSVAVGAVIVTKMDGHAKGGGALSAVAATKSPVIFIGTGEHMDEFEVFDVKPFVSRLLGMGDLSGFMDKIHEVVPMDQQPELLQKLSEGNFTLRIMYEQFQNILKMGPIGQVFSMLPGFSAELMPKGREKESQAKIKRYMTMMDSMTNEELDSSNPKLMNESRIMRIARGSGRQVREVMEMLEEYKRLAKIWSKMKGLKIPKKGEMSALSRNMNAQHMSKVLPPQMLKQIGGMGGLQNLMKQMGSTKDMMGMFGGGDK
- the LOC110626822 gene encoding signal recognition particle 54 kDa protein 2 isoform X2, which codes for MFVGLQGSGKTTTCTKYAYYHQKKGWKPALVCADTFRAGAFDQLKQNATKAKIPFYGSYTESDPVKIAVEGVERFKKENCDLIIVDTSGRHKQEAALFEEMRQVSEATKPDLVIFVMDSSIGQAAFDQAQAFKQSVAVGAVIVTKMDGHAKGGGALSAVAATKSPVIFIGTGEHMDEFEVFDVKPFVSRLLGMGDLSGFMDKIHEVVPMDQQPELLQKLSEGNFTLRIMYEQFQNILKMGPIGQVFSMLPGFSAELMPKGREKESQAKIKRYMTMMDSMTNEELDSSNPKLMNESRIMRIARGSGRQVREVMEMLEEYKRLAKIWSKMKGLKIPKKGEMSALSRNMNAQHMSKVLPPQMLKQIGGMGGLQNLMKQMGSTKDMMGMFGGGDK